The Myxococcota bacterium genome has a segment encoding these proteins:
- a CDS encoding alanine/glycine:cation symporter family protein — translation MPDPIVDAGAHGAVMHFLEAADHAFRAWLVAPIEAVIFFDLAFWTDAFELPAVVVWLAAGAVFFTLRFQFVNFRAFRHAVDCVRGRYAREGDPGEISHFQALSAALSATVGLGNIAGVAVAVGVGGPGAVVWMIAMGFFGMSSKFAECTLAQMHRVRREDGHFSGGPQHYLERGFAGTRLATFGRVLSIVFAVMCIGGSFGGGNMFQSNQAYAQFEGTFPAIVDGLEGLAPVFFGLALSVAVGVVIIGGIRRIGEVAGVLVPVMCCVYVATGVVILVFDAARVPDAFATMLESAFSLEAGLGGLVGTMIQGFRRAAFSNEAGCGSAAIAHSAAATPEPVREGIVALLEPFVDTIIVCTTTGLVLVVTGAYAEPGVSGIQMTSLAFESVFPWFRYVLSFCAVLFAFSTMISWSYYGEQCWARLFGVRTTLVYKLLFLLFAWAGAVFHPGAVLDFGDLMILGMAFPNVVGVLLLSGSVKRELDRYLARLAAGELERAQPAPAADLARSA, via the coding sequence GTGCCCGACCCGATCGTCGACGCCGGCGCCCACGGCGCCGTGATGCACTTCCTCGAAGCGGCCGACCACGCGTTCCGCGCCTGGCTGGTGGCGCCGATCGAGGCCGTGATCTTCTTCGACCTCGCCTTCTGGACGGACGCCTTCGAGCTTCCCGCGGTCGTCGTGTGGCTCGCCGCCGGCGCCGTCTTCTTCACGCTGCGCTTCCAGTTCGTGAACTTCCGCGCCTTCCGCCACGCCGTCGACTGCGTGCGCGGACGCTATGCGCGCGAGGGCGACCCGGGCGAGATCTCGCACTTCCAGGCGCTCTCGGCCGCGCTCTCCGCGACGGTCGGGCTCGGCAACATCGCGGGCGTCGCGGTCGCGGTCGGCGTCGGCGGACCGGGCGCCGTCGTCTGGATGATCGCGATGGGCTTCTTCGGGATGAGCTCGAAGTTCGCCGAGTGCACGCTCGCGCAGATGCACCGCGTGCGGCGCGAGGACGGCCACTTCTCGGGCGGGCCGCAGCACTATCTCGAGCGCGGCTTCGCGGGCACGCGCCTCGCGACGTTCGGCCGGGTGCTGTCGATCGTGTTCGCGGTGATGTGCATCGGCGGGAGCTTCGGCGGCGGGAACATGTTCCAGTCGAACCAGGCCTACGCCCAGTTCGAGGGCACGTTCCCGGCGATCGTCGACGGGCTCGAGGGGCTCGCGCCGGTGTTCTTCGGGCTCGCGCTCTCGGTCGCCGTCGGCGTCGTGATCATCGGGGGCATCCGGCGCATCGGCGAGGTCGCGGGCGTGCTCGTGCCCGTGATGTGCTGCGTGTACGTCGCGACGGGCGTCGTGATCCTGGTGTTCGACGCGGCGCGCGTGCCCGACGCGTTCGCGACCATGCTCGAATCCGCGTTCTCGCTCGAGGCGGGCCTCGGCGGCCTCGTCGGCACGATGATCCAGGGCTTCCGGCGCGCCGCCTTCAGCAACGAGGCGGGCTGCGGCTCGGCGGCGATCGCGCACTCCGCCGCGGCGACGCCCGAGCCCGTGCGCGAGGGCATCGTCGCGCTGCTCGAGCCGTTCGTCGACACGATCATCGTGTGCACGACGACGGGCCTCGTGCTCGTCGTGACGGGCGCCTACGCGGAGCCCGGCGTGAGCGGCATCCAGATGACGTCGCTCGCGTTCGAGAGCGTCTTCCCGTGGTTCCGCTACGTGCTGTCGTTCTGCGCCGTGCTGTTCGCGTTCAGCACGATGATCTCGTGGAGCTACTACGGCGAGCAGTGCTGGGCGCGCCTGTTCGGCGTGCGCACGACGCTCGTCTACAAGCTGCTCTTCCTGCTCTTCGCGTGGGCCGGCGCCGTCTTCCACCCGGGCGCCGTGCTCGACTTCGGCGACCTCATGATCCTCGGCATGGCCTTCCCGAACGTCGTCGGGGTGCTGCTGCTGTCGGGGAGCGTCAAGCGCGAGCTCGACCGCTACCTCGCGCGGCTCGCCGCCGGCGAGCTCGAGCGGGCGCAGCCCGCCCCCGCCGCCGACCTCGCACGCAGCGCTTGA
- a CDS encoding acetate--CoA ligase family protein has translation MSNPHDPAAAAPSTTLSERASKALVAEFGVPIAREATAADPAAAARAARELGFPVVLKLNGDAIAHKTERDLVRLGLTDEAAVRDAAAELLAKARPEDGAVDLLVAEMVRGRRELICGVVRDAQFGPCVVLGLGGILTEALSDVVFAAAPVSRADARAMIDGLRASHLVTRPFRGEPAADVEALVDLLVGLGALALARPDVASVDLNPVILSGGRPVAVDALVELRAGSAPAGVEDAAAAPARSDAQVLERFRPLFHPRGIVVAGVASHPGKFGFVTYHNLRAFGFRGALFPVKPDGAEVLGAPTLRDVADVPDGAADLVFVCTPAAVNLELLEKCAAKGVRAAFVASAGYGEAGEEGRAMQRELVARADALGIAMIGPNGQGVVSTPESMCAQITAPYPPAGRIGVASQSGNLVSAYLNYAVQTGVGVSKAVSLGNSAQTELADVLEYFAVDPDTDVALVYVESVGRGARFREAVARLTKVKPLVLVKGGVADEGKRAAASHTGALASDDRVFDGLCRQLGVLRAPTIEEAFEWAATLATQPLPKGRRTVVFTSVGGWGVLAADACAANGLELIRLPKDVEAAIDSMVPPRWSRNNPVDLAGGETRDTIPAVLDLLAAHPEVDAIVHLGLGIQANQANAFRQGPFFPDHGLERIASFHEQQDARYAKAAAEVSERHGVPVLSCSELVTADRSYGNAGPLAVREAGRVCYPSAHRGVRALRALVDRAEYLRR, from the coding sequence ATGAGCAATCCCCACGATCCCGCGGCCGCCGCGCCGTCGACGACGCTCTCCGAGCGCGCCTCGAAGGCGCTCGTCGCGGAGTTCGGCGTTCCGATCGCCCGCGAGGCGACGGCCGCCGATCCCGCGGCGGCCGCGCGCGCCGCGCGCGAGCTCGGCTTCCCGGTCGTGCTGAAGCTGAACGGCGACGCCATCGCGCACAAGACCGAGCGCGACCTCGTGCGGCTCGGTCTCACCGACGAAGCGGCCGTGCGCGACGCGGCGGCCGAGCTGCTCGCGAAGGCGCGGCCCGAGGACGGCGCCGTCGACCTGCTCGTCGCCGAGATGGTGCGCGGGCGGCGCGAGCTCATCTGCGGCGTCGTGCGGGACGCGCAGTTCGGCCCGTGCGTCGTGCTCGGGCTCGGCGGCATCCTGACCGAGGCGCTCTCGGACGTCGTGTTCGCGGCCGCGCCGGTGTCGCGCGCCGACGCGCGGGCGATGATCGACGGCCTGCGCGCGAGCCACCTCGTGACGCGCCCGTTCCGCGGCGAGCCCGCGGCCGACGTCGAGGCGCTCGTCGACCTGCTCGTCGGGCTCGGCGCGCTCGCGCTCGCGCGCCCCGACGTGGCGAGCGTCGACCTGAACCCGGTGATCCTGTCGGGCGGTCGGCCGGTGGCGGTCGATGCGCTCGTCGAGCTCCGCGCGGGCTCCGCGCCGGCGGGCGTGGAGGACGCGGCGGCCGCCCCCGCGCGCAGCGACGCGCAGGTGCTCGAGCGCTTCCGCCCGCTCTTCCACCCGCGCGGCATCGTCGTCGCGGGCGTCGCGAGCCACCCGGGCAAGTTCGGCTTCGTGACCTATCACAACCTGCGCGCGTTCGGATTCCGCGGCGCGCTCTTCCCCGTGAAGCCCGACGGCGCCGAGGTGCTCGGCGCGCCGACGCTGCGCGACGTCGCCGACGTGCCCGACGGCGCGGCCGACCTCGTGTTCGTGTGCACGCCGGCCGCCGTGAATCTCGAGCTGCTCGAGAAGTGCGCCGCGAAGGGCGTGCGCGCGGCCTTCGTCGCGAGTGCGGGCTACGGCGAGGCGGGCGAGGAGGGGCGCGCCATGCAGCGCGAGCTCGTCGCACGCGCGGACGCGCTCGGCATCGCGATGATCGGGCCGAACGGGCAGGGCGTCGTGTCGACGCCCGAGTCGATGTGCGCGCAGATCACCGCGCCGTATCCGCCCGCCGGGCGGATCGGCGTGGCGAGCCAGAGCGGCAACCTCGTCTCCGCGTATCTCAACTACGCGGTGCAGACGGGCGTCGGCGTGAGCAAGGCGGTGTCGCTCGGGAACTCCGCGCAGACCGAGCTCGCCGACGTGCTCGAGTACTTCGCCGTCGACCCCGACACCGACGTCGCGCTCGTCTACGTCGAGAGCGTCGGTCGCGGCGCGCGCTTCCGAGAGGCCGTCGCGCGCCTCACGAAGGTGAAGCCGCTCGTGCTCGTGAAGGGCGGCGTCGCCGACGAGGGCAAGCGCGCCGCCGCGAGCCACACCGGCGCGCTCGCGAGTGACGACCGCGTCTTCGACGGCCTCTGTCGCCAGCTCGGTGTGCTGCGCGCGCCGACCATCGAGGAGGCCTTCGAGTGGGCGGCGACGCTCGCGACGCAGCCGCTGCCGAAGGGCCGGCGCACCGTCGTCTTCACGAGCGTCGGCGGGTGGGGCGTGCTCGCGGCGGATGCGTGTGCGGCGAACGGGCTCGAGCTGATCCGCCTGCCGAAGGACGTCGAGGCGGCGATCGACTCGATGGTCCCGCCGCGCTGGAGCCGCAACAACCCGGTCGACCTCGCGGGCGGCGAGACGCGCGACACGATTCCCGCCGTGCTCGACCTGCTCGCCGCGCATCCCGAGGTCGACGCGATCGTGCACCTCGGCCTCGGCATCCAGGCGAACCAGGCGAACGCGTTCCGGCAGGGGCCGTTCTTTCCCGATCACGGGCTCGAGCGCATCGCGAGCTTCCACGAGCAGCAGGACGCTCGCTATGCGAAGGCGGCCGCGGAGGTCTCCGAGCGCCACGGCGTGCCCGTGCTCTCGTGCAGCGAGCTCGTCACGGCCGATCGCTCCTACGGCAATGCCGGGCCGCTCGCGGTGCGCGAGGCCGGTCGCGTCTGCTACCCGAGCGCGCACCGCGGCGTGCGCGCGCTGCGCGCGCTCGTCGACCGGGCGGAATACCTCCGACGCTAG
- the murA gene encoding UDP-N-acetylglucosamine 1-carboxyvinyltransferase: protein MSRFVIRGGRPLAGEIVASGNKNAVLPMLAATLLTDQEVVLENVPDIRDVENMLRVLEHLGADVAREGSVVRVRAERIATGEIPRELCELTRTSFLFVGPLLTRTGRVKVSAPGGDGIGRRRLDAHLYGLRRLGVVVDDAGFEFRAPAAPDALRGGTLFFDEASVTATEHILMVAAFAEGETTLLNAAGEPHVQDLAKLLVAMGADISGAGSNTLRIRGSGGRLLGGARHRVVSDHIEVGSYLALAAATGGSISVRDTVRSHYWMTHRVFERFGLDVRIEPDRVVLPAGQRARVAADAGGAIPRVDDGPWPQFPTDLMSAMIVLATQAEGTVLFFEKMFESRLYFVDPLIQMGANIIVCDPHRVVVRGPTPLRGQTVRSPDIRAGMALLMGALCASGPPSIVQNAEVIDRGYERIEEKLRALGADLVREAD, encoded by the coding sequence ATGAGCCGGTTCGTGATCCGCGGCGGTCGGCCGCTCGCGGGCGAGATCGTCGCGAGCGGGAACAAGAACGCGGTGCTGCCGATGCTCGCCGCGACGCTGCTCACCGACCAGGAGGTCGTGCTCGAGAACGTCCCGGACATCCGCGACGTCGAGAACATGCTGCGCGTGCTCGAGCACCTCGGCGCCGACGTCGCGCGCGAAGGGTCGGTCGTGCGCGTGCGCGCGGAGCGCATCGCGACGGGCGAGATCCCGCGCGAGCTGTGCGAGCTCACGCGCACGTCCTTCCTGTTCGTCGGGCCGCTGCTCACGCGCACGGGACGCGTGAAGGTGTCGGCACCGGGCGGCGACGGCATCGGGCGCCGACGCCTCGACGCGCACCTCTACGGCCTGCGCCGGCTCGGCGTCGTCGTGGACGACGCCGGCTTCGAGTTCCGCGCGCCGGCCGCGCCCGATGCGCTGCGCGGCGGCACGCTCTTCTTCGACGAGGCGAGCGTCACGGCCACCGAGCACATCCTGATGGTGGCGGCGTTCGCCGAGGGCGAGACGACGCTGCTCAACGCCGCCGGCGAGCCGCACGTGCAGGACCTCGCGAAGCTGCTCGTCGCCATGGGCGCCGACATCAGCGGCGCCGGCTCGAACACGCTGCGCATCCGCGGAAGCGGCGGGCGGCTCCTCGGCGGGGCGCGGCACCGCGTCGTGTCGGACCACATCGAGGTGGGCAGCTACCTCGCGCTCGCCGCGGCGACGGGCGGCTCGATCAGCGTTCGCGACACCGTCCGCAGCCACTACTGGATGACCCACCGCGTCTTCGAGCGCTTCGGCCTCGACGTGCGCATCGAGCCCGACCGCGTCGTGCTGCCCGCCGGTCAGCGCGCGCGCGTCGCCGCCGACGCGGGCGGCGCCATCCCGCGCGTCGACGACGGCCCGTGGCCGCAGTTCCCGACCGACCTCATGAGCGCGATGATCGTGCTCGCGACGCAGGCCGAGGGCACGGTGCTCTTCTTCGAGAAGATGTTCGAGAGCCGGCTCTACTTCGTCGATCCGCTGATCCAGATGGGCGCGAACATCATCGTCTGCGACCCGCACCGCGTCGTCGTGCGCGGGCCGACGCCGCTGCGCGGGCAGACGGTGCGCAGCCCCGACATCCGCGCCGGCATGGCGCTCCTGATGGGCGCGCTGTGCGCGTCCGGCCCGCCGAGCATCGTGCAGAACGCCGAGGTGATCGACCGCGGCTACGAGCGCATCGAGGAGAAGCTCCGCGCGCTCGGCGCCGACCTCGTGCGCGAGGCCGACTGA
- a CDS encoding MFS transporter, producing MLLAVVVVDLIGFAIVVPILPFYAVQYGAGGLEVGAIVASFALFQFAFGPVWGRLSDRVGRRPVLLATIAGNTVALAALGFADSLATILAARVLAGAFSGNVGVATAYITDVTADEDRPRWMGLIGLSFAIGFTLGPAIGGVASKAGYAAPMFVAAALSAVNLVQAWTRLPESPEHARRAGDAAPALSRIDALRQPGVALLTSTNFAFAFAVTQLETVFQLYMLDRFGWDAFAVSMILFGMAIVMGGVQGGAIRTLSARFGERTLIRTGAVVLAAGFVATPAAPTVVWLLVPLGLAAVGRALLQPSLMTLASFRTAEHTRGAVMGTYQSAAALARVVGPLVAGHAYDVARPAPFAIAAAATAVVFALATSLPAPPLEDVARPDAGV from the coding sequence GTGCTGCTGGCCGTCGTCGTCGTCGACCTGATCGGCTTCGCGATCGTCGTCCCCATCCTTCCCTTCTACGCGGTCCAGTACGGCGCCGGAGGGCTCGAGGTCGGCGCGATCGTCGCGAGCTTCGCGCTCTTCCAGTTCGCGTTCGGCCCCGTGTGGGGCCGGCTCTCGGACCGCGTCGGGCGCCGGCCCGTGCTGCTCGCGACGATCGCCGGGAACACGGTCGCGCTCGCGGCGCTCGGCTTCGCCGACTCGCTCGCGACGATCCTGGCCGCGCGCGTGCTCGCGGGCGCGTTCTCCGGGAACGTCGGCGTCGCGACGGCCTACATCACCGACGTCACCGCCGACGAGGACCGGCCGCGCTGGATGGGGCTGATCGGCCTGTCCTTCGCGATCGGCTTCACGCTCGGCCCGGCGATCGGCGGCGTCGCGTCGAAGGCCGGCTATGCGGCGCCGATGTTCGTCGCCGCCGCGCTCTCCGCCGTGAACCTCGTGCAGGCCTGGACGCGCCTTCCGGAGTCGCCCGAGCACGCGCGGCGCGCCGGCGACGCGGCGCCCGCCCTGTCGCGGATCGACGCGCTGCGGCAGCCCGGCGTCGCGCTGCTCACGTCGACGAACTTCGCCTTCGCATTCGCGGTGACGCAGCTCGAGACCGTCTTCCAGCTCTACATGCTCGACCGCTTCGGCTGGGACGCGTTCGCGGTCTCGATGATCCTGTTCGGCATGGCGATCGTGATGGGCGGTGTGCAGGGCGGCGCGATCCGCACGCTCTCCGCGCGCTTCGGCGAGCGCACGCTCATCCGCACCGGGGCCGTCGTGCTCGCGGCCGGCTTCGTCGCGACGCCCGCCGCACCGACCGTCGTCTGGCTGCTCGTGCCGCTCGGGCTCGCGGCGGTCGGCCGCGCCCTGCTGCAGCCGTCGCTGATGACGCTCGCCTCGTTCCGCACCGCGGAGCACACGCGCGGCGCGGTGATGGGCACCTACCAGTCGGCGGCCGCGCTCGCGCGCGTCGTCGGCCCGCTCGTCGCGGGGCACGCCTACGACGTCGCGCGCCCCGCGCCGTTCGCGATCGCGGCGGCCGCGACCGCGGTCGTCTTCGCGCTCGCGACCTCGCTTCCCGCGCCGCCGCTCGAGGACGTCGCGCGCCCCGACGCGGGCGTCTGA